In Flavobacterium enshiense, the genomic stretch GAGCCCAAGAGGGGGAGCTTTTAAAGCCTGACAGCAATGTCGGGCTTTTTTTATTTCTAACAATTCTACCCAGACATTTTGCTTGTATGTTTACTAAAGCTAAAGACAACATCAATTCCTTAAACTTATCCAAACGCTCTTTAGCTCCAAAGCAACAACAGTTACATTTATTATTCGACTATTTCGTAACTTTACGGAAATATTAAAATTCAACCATGAACATATTGTTTAAAAACTGGCATTTCATGCGTTACTTCCGATTGGCATTAGCCCTGTTTTTAGGATACGAAGCCGTCCGTACGCATGAGTGGTTTTTTATGGCTTTTGCAGCCTTTTTTCTTTTCCAGGCCATCTTTAATTTCGGATGCAGATCACAAAGCTGTACAGTGCCCCAAAAAAGAAGCAAGAAATAACTATGAGCAACTTTTCAGAAATAATCAATAAAAACCAACCCGTGTTAATCGATTTTCACGCGACATGGTGCGGTCCCTGCCAAACACTTTCCCCTATTCTCAAACAAGTCAAAGACGAATTGGGCGACAGCATATCGATAATAAAAATCGACGTCGATAAAAACCCCGCAATCGCGGAACAGTTTCAGGTTCGGGGCGTACCCACCATGCTGTTGTTCAAAAACGGAAAACAACTGTGGCGTCAATCAGGAATACTTTCGAAAAGCGACCTCCTTAACGTTTTCAAACAATACAGCTAAGCAGCTGTTCAATCAAAGCTGGTCTATTAAAAACGAAACAATAAAACGAAACAATAAAACGAAACAATAAAACGAAAAATATGAAAGCAAACATGGGAAATCGCGATAAATTCATCCGCATTGGAATTTCGATCATTTTAGCAATATTGGTCGCAACTGAAGTCATTACCGGAACACTAGGTTTTGTTGCATTGGGCATAGGAGCAGTCTTTCTATTAACCAGCACCATCAGTTTTTGCCCATTGTACTCACTGCTGGGCATAAAAACCACACCAAAAACAACTGATGAAAAATAAAACAGTACTGCTTTGGTTAGTCGGCGGCGTCATAGGTGCTACGGCGGGCTATTTCTATTTCTTGTACTTTGGATGCAAAGATTCCTGTACCATTACTTCAAGTCCGATTAACAGCACACTTTACGGAACCGTTATGGGCGGACTCCTGTTCTCCATGTTTGACACGAAGAAGAAAAAATAAACCGTTGGATGGTTTTCACTACACTATAACCCCTGCTGTATGCAGGGGTTTTTTACTATATCAAAACTCCTATCATTACGTTGTAAATCGTAAAAAACTTTTATTTCTTTTGCCGAAAATAGCGCTATCATTTCAAATCGCTACCCTATACAACTGACATACAGGTATTTAATCGCATTTACTGTCTTTTCCATTCGATTTATTCGTAAATTTACTACACTCTTATAGTAAAGCCCCTCAAACTTTTATTCACATTGTGAAATGCCCATGATTTGCATGAGAAATCACCGCACTGGTAATCTCATGACAATTTCGCACATCTATTAAAAAAAATAAACAACTGTATCATGAAAAAAATTATTCTTTTGGTAAGCCTGATGGCTTGTTTATTTGGATTTGCCCAGCCCGGAGCACTGGACCTCTCTTTTAACCCAACAGATGCAGGTTTTGGTTGGGGAGACGGACCAAATGCTTCTGTTTCCTCAACCAACCTCCTACCCGATGGTAAAATCATTATTGGTGGGATTTTTACGTCCTATAATGGTAAGACACGAAATAGAATCGCCCGTCTGAACCCAAATGGCTCGCTTGATGCTTCTTTTAATCCCGGCACTGGTGCGGATAATGCTGTTTGGTCAACCGCCCTGCAGCCCGACGGAAAAATTATTATTGGCGGGGAATTTTCGTCGTATAACGGTACGACGCGCAATAAAATTGCCCGCCTAAATGCCGATGGCTCACTGGACACCTCTTTTAATCCGGGTATCGGCCCGACGAATGACTCTTCTAATTCAGTTGTTTGGTCAATCGCCTTGCAAGCCGATGGGAAAATAATTATCGGCGGGGCATTTACATCATATAATGGTACGGAACGATTTAGAATCGCCCGACTGAATGCAGATGGATCGCTGGATTCCTCCTTTAGTCATGGTTATGGGTCGAGTGGCCCTGTTTACGCAATATCCTGCCAACCCGACGGAAAAATCATTATTGGTGGACTTTTTGGTTCGTATAATGGTACGGAACGCTTACATATCGCCCGCCTGAACACCGATGGCTCACTGGACTCCTCTTTTAATGTCGGGACAGGGGCAACTTCCAGAGTTATGTCCATTGCACTGCAACCCGATGGAAAAATCGTTATCGGCGGGGATTTTGATCACTATAATGGTACAGCACGCAATCATATCGCCCGCCTGAACAACGATGGCTCCCTTGACACCGCTTTCAATCCCGCAGGGCCGGATAATGGAGTCTATTCAATCGCACTGCAGCCCAATGGAAAAATCATTATTGGCGGGAATTTTTTAAGGATTAACGGTAGTCTCCGCAAGGGAATCGTCCGACTGAACGGGGATGGCTCGTTGGAGACCTCTTTTAATCCGGGTACCTTATCAGTTGGTCCTGTCGACTCAATCGTCCTGCAACCCGATGGTAAAATCATTATTGGCGGGGATAATTTCACCCGCCTGAATACCGATGGCTCGCTGGACACCGCTTTTAATCCGGGGGGTACCGGAGCGAATAGCTCACTTACTTCAATAACCCCGCAACCCGATGGCAAAATCATTATTGGAGGGGATTTCACTTATTATAATGGTGCAACACGCAATCATATCGCCCGTCTGAATGCCAATGGCTCGTTGGACGCCACTTTTAATCCGGGTACCGGGGTTATTGGCCAAGTTAATTCAACTACCGTGCAACCCAATGGAAAAATCATTATTGCCGGGTGGTTTTGGGGGTATAACGGTACGACACGCAATAAAATTGCCCGCCTGAATGCCGATGGTTCTCTGGACAACTCTTTTAATCCGGGTATAGGAGCGGATAGCGGCGTTTCAGCAATCGCCCTGCAACCCGATGGCAAAATCATTATTAGCGGTCTTTTTACCTCGTATAACGGTACGGCACGCAATAAAATCGCCCGCGTGAATGCCGATGGTTCTCTGGACACCTCTTTCAATCCGGGTAGCGGGGTGTTTGGCAATAATGCAATTTCAATCGCCCTGCAACCCAATGGCAAAATCATTATTGGTGGAAAATTTACTTATTATAATGGTACAGTACGCAATAATATCGCCCGCCTGAATGCCGATGGCTCGTTGGACACCTCTTTTAATCCGGGCACAGGGGTACCTGATTTTGTTAACACAGCCACCCTGCAGCCCGATGGCAGAATCATTGTCGGCGGAGGATTATACGATGAAGACTATATGATCAGTACCGGCAAGATCATCCGCCTGAACACGGATGGCTCTCTGGACACTTCTTTTAACCCGGGTGTCAGCCCCGGGGATTTTAGTGAAATTAAGTCAACCATCCTGCAACCCGATGGCAAAATCATTATTGGCGGGAGGTTCGTGTCTTATAATGGTGTTCCTCTCCACGGTATAGCCCTCCTTAATGCGGATGGGTCACTGGAGACCACTTTTAATCCGGGCACAGGGGTGGATCGAGCCGTTTCAGCGATCATCCTGCAACCCGATGGCAAAATCATTATTGGCGGGGATTTTACTTCCTATAACGGCGCAGGACGCAATAGGATTGCAAGGATACACGGAAACACATCCCTATCAAGCAATCAAGCTGCCTACATGTTTAGTAACGTGGTAGCATATCCAAATCCGTTCAGCGAAAACTTCAAATTAAACATATCTACTTTACATGAAGAAACAATAATAATAACGGTTTATGATATGATTGGAAGACAACTTGAACAACATGAGGTTAAACCGAGTGAAGCATCTAAACTTCAAATGGGTAACCAATTCCCTTCAGGGGTTTACAATGTTACAATGGTGCAAGGCAAGGAAACAAAAACGCTGAAAGTGATAAAAAAGTAAATCAATAAAAAATACGATTCTAAAGACAGTGGCAAATTGTAGTTTGCCACTGTTTTTTTTTGCATTATCCCAAAAGGTCAAAAAATTGAAAAGTCAAAACTCTGATTTCATAACGAGGGATTTTTCAAACAAAGCTACAATCGATTTAAAAAATCCAAAAAGCAACCTTCACCTACATTGCAGCTCTTATATACTTGCTCCATACTTAAGCCATACTTAAGCCATACTTAAGCCATACTTAAGCCATATATAAGCCATACATAAGCCGAGTAATTAAAAAACAGCTGCTTAAAAACAACTCTCATTTTTTTTCGCCAAAAACCGTAACTTTATCCTTCACAACAAAACTGTTATGCAAACCAAAATAAATACCGCCCAGGAAGCTTTTGTCTACTGGAAGGCGACATCAATCGAAGAACGCGTTGCCATGGTTCAGGAGCTAAAAAAAGTGCTCCATCAAAACCGCGAACAATATGCCACCCTAATCACAAAGGAAATGGGCAAACCCATCACACAATCCCTTGCCGAAGTAGATAAATGCGGCGTGCTTTGCGACTATTATTGTCAAAATGCAGCCACCATACTACAAACCAAACATATCCATACCGAAGGCCATGAAAATTTCGTAACCTACGAACCGCTGGGCGTACTACTAGGCGTTATGCCTTGGAACTTCCCTTTCTGGCAGGTCTGCCGTTTTGCGATACCGTCAATCATTGCTGGGAACGTCATAATGGTTAAACATGCAAGCAATGTACCTGAATCAGCCGAAAGCATTGAAGCCTTATTTATAGAAAGCGGTTTTCCAATCGGTGTGTATCAAAACCTCCATTTATCGAGTGATAAAGTAGCCGACGTGATTGCCCATCCTGAAATCAAAGGAGTTTCCCTCACCGGAAGTGAAGCCGCAGGAAGTTCTGTAGCAGCACAGGCCGGAAAGCACCTTAAAAAGTCGTTACTGGAACTCGGAGGCAGCAATGCCTTTATCGTTTGCGAAGATGCCGATTTAGACAAAGCTGTAGCATCAGCCGTTAACGCACGCATGCAAAATACCGGACAAAGCTGTATTGCAGCCAAACGTTTTTTAATTCAGCAGAACATTTTCGACGATTTCACCGAAAAATACAAACAAGCCGTCAGCCAGCTCGTTTGTGGTGACCCCATGCTGGCAGAAACACAAATTGGTCCGCTGGCCCGTGTTGACTTAGCCATAGAATTGGAAAAACAAGTCGAACAATCCGTTGCCATGGGCGCGAAAATAATACTGGGTGGAAAACGAAAAGACGCTTTTTACGATCCAACTATACTGATCAACGTTACCACCGAGATGCCAGTTTTCAAAGAAGAAACCTTTGGCCCAGTAGCGGCTCTGATTTCTTTCAAAGACTTGACCGAAGCCATCGAGATCAGCAATCAGTCCGAATTCGGCTTAGGCGTTTGCATTTTTACCGAAGATATCGATACCCTCAGAAACCATATAAGCAAATTCGAGGAAGGAGCGGTCTTCATCAACACTATGGTCAAATCCGACCCGCGTTTACCCTTCGGAGGAGTTAAAAAATCCGGCTACGGAAGGGAATTATCTGAAGAAGGTATTAAAGAATTCGTTAATATCAAAACAGTTGTAATCCAGAAGTCTTAAATTTCCCACCAAAAGAAGAAAAAATGTGAAACTCTTTTGTGACCTGTTCCTACAAACAAGGAGATTAAAAACTTTTCCTAAATTGCAGGGATTAAACACAAACCACTAACCATTATGAAAAAATTATTCTTTTTGTTATCGGCCCTAATGCTGATTTCCTTTGAATCCACAGCACAAAAAAAAATCGAAGCAGAAAAACAGGCGATTGCCACTACTTTGAACAATTGGCATAAAGATGCTGCGGAAGGAAATTTCGATAAGTATTTCGGTACGATGTCAGACGAATCCATCTTCATTGGTACCGATGCAACCGAAAACTGGAACAAAAAACAATTTATTGATTTTGCCAAACCGTATTTCGACAAAGGCCATGCCTGGGACTTTAAACCTGTTGAACGCCATATCTATATGGATCCATCCGGAAAAATAGCGTGGTTTGATGAATTATTGGACACTTGGATGAAAATCTGTCGCGGTTCGGGTGTTATGGTAAAAGAAGGAAAAGTGTGGAAAGTAAAACACTACGTACTTTCAATGACGGTTCCGAATGACGATGTTAAAGACGTTATCAAAATTATTGCACCGAAGGAAGATGCACAGCTGCAACAAATAAAAAGCAGCAAATAAAATTAATCCTAAACCAAACAAAAAACGCTACCCTTCTCGGTAGCGTTTTTATTATTATAATTTCTTAGCCAGGTTCTCTAACATCGTAGTGGTCATACGTTCCATGTCGAAATCATGCTGCCAACCCCAGTCTGTTCTTGCAGAAGAGTCGTCAATACTTGCAGGCCAGCTGTCAGCAATCGCCTGACGGAAATCCGGAGCATAATCGATTGTGAATTCCGGAATGTGATTTTTGATCGATTCTGCGATTTCCTTCGGCGTAAAACTTACCGCGGATAAATTATAAGACGAACGGATTTTAATTTTCTCTGCAGGTGCCTGCATAATACTGATCGTTGCTTTAATTGCATCGTCCATGTACATCATCGGCAAACCGGTATTTTCCGAAAGGAAACAAGTGTATTTTTTATCTTCCAGCGCTTTGTAGTAGATATCCACAGCATAATCCGTAGTACCGCCACCAGGAGGAGTTGTCCATGAAATAAGTCCCGGATAACGGATACTTCTCACGTCTACCCCATATTTAGTATTGTAGTATTCACACCAACGCTCACCGGATTGTTTCGAAATTCCGTAAACTGTCGATGGCTCCATCACAGTGTACTGCGGCGTATTATTTCTCGGAGTTGTAGGACCGAAAACCGCTATACTCGATGGCCAGAAAATCTTTTGGATTTTTCCGTCTTTCGCCAGGTTAAGTACGTGAAACAACGAGTTCATGTTCAGATCCCAGGCAAAAGCAGGGTTCTTTTCTGCTGTAGCCGAAAGCAAAGCTGCCATCAGATACACATCGGTAATCTGATATTTCTCAATAAGATGTTCAATCTGATTATAATCAAGGGCATTCACAACTTCAAAAATTCCGTTATGCACCACATCGTTCTCCAGTTTTCGGATGTCCGAAGCTATTACATTATCAACTCCGTAGGTTTCTCTCAGTTTTGCAGTCAGTTCAGTACCGATTTGCCCGCAAGCGCCAATGATTAAAATTTTCGTGCTCATTTCTATTTTTTTAGTACCCACAAAGATACTCTTTTGCTAAAATTTAGAATTCAATTTCAATCTGAAAATTTTCAATTCACAAAAAATCAGATTTTAGTTAACATATTCCCCTCAAAAAAAGGAGTTTTCAATAACATTTGTAAATTTGCTTTCTAAACTTTTATTATGAAAATCAAGTCGTCGCTGTTGCTTTTATTGTCCCTGTTGATTTTTTCCTGCCAAAACAAAGAGGAAAGAATCGCCGACAGTGATAAAGCGGCAAAACATAATGATTCGGTATTTGCCGTGATCAACCAAAACTGGAAATTCAACATACCGCCGGTAAATTCGAAAGTACAAACCAAAATAAACAGATGGCAGGAATGGCGTGCCTTTAATGAGGAATTGCAACAAAAACCAAAGAGTTCACTGAATGCCTTTCGACTAAAATCCAAAAGCTTAACGGTAAAAGGTGAAATGATCAACAACAACATTCCGGCTATGTTCAACAAACCGGCCGTAAAAAGCAGGATTTCCACGCTGAACACCAAACTGAAATCGCTGGAAACATATATCTCACTTGAATACATTCCGACAAAAAAAGTAATTCCATTGATACAGGATATCACCGAAGAGGTTATTTCAATTCAAAACCAGATGAATGAAATAATCGTAAAAAGTGAAATCCCGAAAGAAGAAGGGGAAGTGATCATGCTTCAGGCGTTGGATACCACCCGTCATGCCCGTCGTGAAATTCAGGAACCACAACCCTAATATTTACTAAATCACATAAGTCATATAAGTTTACCCAATCCTTATATGACTTATTTGTTTAAATATAAAACGTTTACATTGAAAACCGACATTCAAAATATCTATAATAAATCGGCGAAAGTTACCCAGATAGCGGAACAACTTCAAAAACGCGAATCGAAAATCCAAATGAAAGGATTAATCGGTTCGTCGTTGTCGTTTGTCATCGAAACCCTTTTCCAAAAAACCGACCTCCCTTACTTACTGATTTTTCAAGACAAGGAAGAAGCGGCCTATTATCTTAATGATCTGGAAAGCCTGATCAACGATCAGGACGTGTTATTCTATCCGGGCTCGTATCGTCGCCCATATCAAATTGAAGAAACTGACAACGCCAATGTTTTATTACGAGCCGAAGTACTGAACCGTATAAATTCGCGCAAAAAACCGGCCATCATCGTTACCTATCCCGATGCACTTTTTGAAAAGGTGGTTACCCGAAAGGAATTGGACAAAAACACGCTGAAAGTAGCTGTTGGCGATTCTATTTCCATCGATTTCATTAACGAGGTACTTTTTGAATACAATTTCAAACGCGTGGATTTCGTTTCCGAACCGGGCGAATTTTCCGTACGAGGCGGAATCATTGACGTGTTTTCGTTTTCCAATGACAATCCGTACCGAATTGAATTCTTTGGCAACGAAGTGGATTCCATACGAAGTTTCGATGTCGAAACACAGCTTTCCATCGAAAAACAGAAGAAAATCACCATTATCCCGAATGTTGAAAATAAATTCCTGAAAGAGAACCGCGAAAGTTTCCTGGAATACATAAATCCGCAAACTGTGCTTTTCATTCAGAACACAGATTTGTTGTTAACACAATTGGACAAATTGTTCGGAAAAGCCACGGAAGCCTTTGAAAAACTCTCAAAAGACATTCAGCATACAGCTCCGGAAGCCATGTTTTTAAACCAGCAGGCTTTCGTAAAAAAGGCTTTGGATTTTACGTTAGTGGAATTGGCTACCAAACCCATTTTCCGAACCGAAAAAACGTTTGAATTTCACACACAGCCGCAACCATCGTTCAACAAGCAGTTTGATTTATTGTTAAATAATCTAAACGACAATCATTTTAACGGCATCAAAAACTATTTGTTCTGTTCCAATGACGGACAGGCAAAACGTTTCCACGATATTTTTGAAAGTCTGGATGAAGCGAATCACGAAAACATTCGCAAACAATACCACACCATTGTTTTTTCGTTGTTTCAGGGGTTCATCGACGAAGAAAACCAAATTGCCTGTTATACCGATCATCAGATATTCGAGCGTTATCATAAGTTCAATCTGAAAAATGGGTATTCGAAGAAGCAGACTATCACACTGAAGGAACTTACCACCCTTTCCGTGGGTGATTATGTGACACACATCGATCACGGAATCGGGAAATTTGGCGGATTGCAAAAAATTCAGGTGGAAGGCAAAACGCAGGAAGCCATCAAATTGGTCTATGCCGATAACGATATTGTGTACGTAAGCATTCACTCGCTGCACAAAATATCGAAATACAACGGAAAAGACGGAGCGCCTCCAAAAATATACAAGCTAGGCTCAACAGCCTGGAAAACTTTAAAACAAAAAACCAAAGCCCGTGTAAAACACATTGCGTTCAATCTGATTCAGCTATACGCTAAACGCCGTTTAGACAAAGGTTTTGCTTTTGCACCGGACAGTTATTTGCAGGCCGAACTGGAATCCTCCTTTATTTACGAAGACACGCCCGATCAGTTAAAAGCTACACAGGAAGTAAAAACCGACATGGAGAACGACCGCCCGATGGACCGTTTGGTTTGTGGTGACGTTGGTTTCGGAAAAACCGAAGTCGCTATCCGTGCGGCTTTTAAAGCGGTCGATAATGGAAAGCAAGTGGCCGTTTTGGTTCCGACAACCATTTTGGCGTTTCAGCATTATAAAACCTTCCGTGAACGCTTAAAAGAAATGCCGGTGAATGTTGCATACATCAATCGTTTCCGTAGCGCCAAACAAAAAGCAGAAACCCTGAAACAACTTGAAGAAGGAAAACTCGACATTCTTATCGGAACTCATCAGTTGGTCAATAAAAATGTAGTTTTCAAGGATTTGGGACTACTTATTGTGGACGAGGAGCAAAAGTTCGGTGTAAATGTAAAAGATAAACTGAAAACCATCGCGCATAACGTAGACACGCTGACCTTAACGGCGACACCAATCCCGAGAACCCTTCAGTTTTCGCTAATGGCGGCACGTGATTTATCGGTTATAACAACGCCGCCACCGAACCGTTATCCGATAGACACACAGGTTGTTGGTTTTAACGAAGAAGTGATTCGTGATGCGATTTCTTATGAGATCGAGCGTGGCGGACAAGTATATTTCATCAACAACCGTATTGAAAACATCAAGGAAATTGCCGGTATGATTCAGCGTTTGGTTCCCGGAGCGAAAGTTGGCGTGGGACACGGTCAGATGGACGGTAAAAAACTCGAAGAACTGATGTTGGCCTTTATGGACGGCGAATTTGATGTTTTGGTAGCCACAACCATCATTGAAAGTGGTTTAGACGTACCGAATGCCAATACGATTTTCATCAACAATGCCAATAATTTCGGATTGTCTGATTTGCATCAGATGCGTGGCCGTGTGGGACGAAGCAATAAAAAAGCGTTCTGTTATTTTATTTGTCCGCCCTATTCTGCTATGACCGAAGAAGCCCGAAAACGAATTCAGGCTTTAGAGCAGTTCAGCGAACTGGGCAGCGGTTTCAACATTGCCATGAAAGATTTGGAAATTCGCGGCGCAGGGGATTTATTGGGTGGAGAACAAAGCGGTTTCATCAATGACATTGGCTTCGACACCTATCAGAAAATCATGAACGAAGCCATCGAGGAATTAAAAGAAAACGAATTCAAGGACTTGTATCCGGAAGAAAACGACATCGAAACCAAGGAATACGTCAAAGATATTCAGATTGATACCGATTTCGAATTATTGTTCCCGGACGAATACATTAACAACATTTCGGAACGACTGAACCTGTACAATGAATTGAGTTTGATTAAAACGGAAGAAGCGCTTCAGCAATACGAACAAAAACTGATTGACCGTTTCGGTGCCCTGCCAAAACAAGCGGTGGCTTTACTGAACAGCATTCGTATCAAATGGAAAGCGACCCATATCGGAATTGAAAAATTGGTACTGAAGCAAGGAAAAATGGTTGGTTATTTTGTTTCCGACCAGCAATCGGATTTCTACCAGTCGGCCAAATTCATGAAAGTGTTGCAGTTCGTACAACAAAACGGAAACCTCTGCAAAATGAAGGAGAAAGAAACCAAAAACGGTTTGCGATTGCTACTGACTTTCGAAAATGTAAAATCAGTAAAACGCGCATTGGAACTAATAGAAATGATATAAAAAAAGCCTCAGACTTGAGGCTTTTCTATTTTCTTTATATTCGAATAGTAATTCAAAAGGAATTCGGTGGAACTGTCATGTGGTTTTGAAATTCCGGTTTTAATTTCATCTAGTATGGTTGAAGCCAATTGCTTTCCGTATTCCACTCCAAACTGATCATAACTGAAAATATTCCAGATGACACCCTGTACAAATATCTTATGCTCGTACATCGCAATTAACGATCCAAGCGCTTTAGGGGTCAATTTTTGAATAAGCAGTGTATTCGTAGGCTTATTACCTTCAAAAACCTTAAAAGGGGCTAAAAATTCATTTTTAACACCTTCTGCTGATACCTCGTCATCGCTTTTCCCTAAAAGCAGAGCTTCGGTTTGGGCAAAGAAATTCGACATGAGCTTATCATGATGCTCCTTATTGCCATGAAGCGGCTCAATAAAGCCGATAAAATCACACGGAATCAATTTGGTTCCCTGGTGAACTAACTGGAAGAACGCATGCTGGGCATTACTGCCCGGTTCGCCCCAGATAATGTTTCCTGTCTGGTAATTGACCGGATTACCGTCACGATCCACTCGCTTCCCGTTACTTTCCATTACTGCCTGCTGCAAATACGTCGCTAACTTTTTCAGGTATTGTGAGTATGGGATGACCGCTTCGGTTTCGCATCCGAAGAAATTATTGTACCAAACGCTCAGCAAGGCCAATATCACCGGTATGTTACGCTCAAAAGGCTGTTGCTCGAAATGGGAATCCATCTTGTTGGCCCCCTCGAGTAATTCTTCAAAGTTTTCATATCCTATCGACAGAGCAATGGACAATCCCACGGCGCTCCACATCGAGAAACGACCACCTACCCAATCCCACATTGGGAATATATTATCGGGAGCGATACCGAACTCGGTAACTTTTTCAATATTGGTGGAAACGGCCACAAAATGTTTGGCGATATCTTCATTTTTAGCCGAACGTAAAAACCACCTTTTCAGGAAAGTCGCATTGGAAATGGTTTCCTGGGTGGTAAAAGTCTTCGAAACCACAACAAACAAGGTGGTTTCAGGGTTCAGATTCTTAACGGTTTCGGCAATATGATCACCATCAATATTGGAAACAAAATGAAGATTTAAGTGATTTTTATAAAACTGCAAAGCTTCCACAGCCATATCCGGACCCAGGTCAGAACCACCGATACCAATATTTACAATATCGGTAAAACGTTTACCGGAAAAACCTTTACGGTCACCTGAAATAACAGATTCAGTAAATGACTTTATCTTTCGCTGAATCTCTTCAATTTCTGAAATAATATCCTTTCCATCCACAACAAGTGATTCCTGCGAAGTACGCAAAGCGGTATGCAGCGCGGACCTGTTTTCGGTCGCATTGATTTTATCACCCGAAAAATACTTCCGGATGGCATCTTTCAGATGAATCTCATCAGCCAACCCCAAAAGCAATGACAACGTTTCAGAATTGATTCGGTTTTTCGAAAAATCCAGCAGAAAGCCATTCCATTGAATATGGAATTTCTGTACTCTGTTCGGATCTCCGGAAAACATTTCCTGCATGGAAGCATGTTCCATCTCAGCAAAATGTTCCTGTAATTTTCTCCAGGATTCGGTTCTTATGGGATTAGTGTTTATCAACGCCATTATTCTCCAAATTTAGCTAATGAAACACTATCCAATTCTTTTTTTAACGGAGTCATTTCGTTTATAAATCGGGCTTTGTATTTTGGGCTCATAGGTTCAGAATTGGGTAATTTTTGACGGAGTGGATCAACCTGAATCCCATTTTTCCAGAAACGGTAGCAAACATGAGGCCCAGTAGCCAAACCAGTACTACCAACCTTCCCAATCACTTGCCCCTGTTGAACATGCTGTCCTTGTCTGACAAGTATCTTTGACATGTGAAGATATTGCGTGGAATAAGTCCCGTTGTGTTTCACTTTCACGAAATTACCGTTACCACCAGTGTACCCTGTCTGCACAACCGTTCCTGAGGCGGTGGTCATGATCGGAGTTCCGGTCGCTGCCGCATAATCAGTCCCATTGTGTGCTTTCCAGCGCAACTGGACAGGGTGAAAACGGCTTTTAGCAAATCGCGAGGTAATATTTACGAATTTCAGTGGCGCTTTCAAGAACATATTCTTAAGCACTTTTCCTTCTTCATCGAAATAATCGACTCTTTTAGAATTCTCATCCTGTTTGAACGGAAACGCATAGATTTTTTTCCCTTTGTACTCAAAGTAAGAAGCCTCAACATTTTCAACGCCTAGATATTCTCCGCCTTCAAGGTATTTTTCATTCACGATTACCGCGAACTTGTCACCTTTCTTGATTTTAAAAAAATCGATGGACCAAGCGTAAATTTTCGATAATTCGGGAGCTAATGCTGGAGAAACCCCAGACCGGCTAAGGGTACTGGAAACAGAACCGTCAATGGCAGCAGCAATCGTTC encodes the following:
- a CDS encoding T9SS type A sorting domain-containing protein, translating into MKKIILLVSLMACLFGFAQPGALDLSFNPTDAGFGWGDGPNASVSSTNLLPDGKIIIGGIFTSYNGKTRNRIARLNPNGSLDASFNPGTGADNAVWSTALQPDGKIIIGGEFSSYNGTTRNKIARLNADGSLDTSFNPGIGPTNDSSNSVVWSIALQADGKIIIGGAFTSYNGTERFRIARLNADGSLDSSFSHGYGSSGPVYAISCQPDGKIIIGGLFGSYNGTERLHIARLNTDGSLDSSFNVGTGATSRVMSIALQPDGKIVIGGDFDHYNGTARNHIARLNNDGSLDTAFNPAGPDNGVYSIALQPNGKIIIGGNFLRINGSLRKGIVRLNGDGSLETSFNPGTLSVGPVDSIVLQPDGKIIIGGDNFTRLNTDGSLDTAFNPGGTGANSSLTSITPQPDGKIIIGGDFTYYNGATRNHIARLNANGSLDATFNPGTGVIGQVNSTTVQPNGKIIIAGWFWGYNGTTRNKIARLNADGSLDNSFNPGIGADSGVSAIALQPDGKIIISGLFTSYNGTARNKIARVNADGSLDTSFNPGSGVFGNNAISIALQPNGKIIIGGKFTYYNGTVRNNIARLNADGSLDTSFNPGTGVPDFVNTATLQPDGRIIVGGGLYDEDYMISTGKIIRLNTDGSLDTSFNPGVSPGDFSEIKSTILQPDGKIIIGGRFVSYNGVPLHGIALLNADGSLETTFNPGTGVDRAVSAIILQPDGKIIIGGDFTSYNGAGRNRIARIHGNTSLSSNQAAYMFSNVVAYPNPFSENFKLNISTLHEETIIITVYDMIGRQLEQHEVKPSEASKLQMGNQFPSGVYNVTMVQGKETKTLKVIKK
- the trxA gene encoding thioredoxin — encoded protein: MSNFSEIINKNQPVLIDFHATWCGPCQTLSPILKQVKDELGDSISIIKIDVDKNPAIAEQFQVRGVPTMLLFKNGKQLWRQSGILSKSDLLNVFKQYS
- a CDS encoding nuclear transport factor 2 family protein; amino-acid sequence: MKKLFFLLSALMLISFESTAQKKIEAEKQAIATTLNNWHKDAAEGNFDKYFGTMSDESIFIGTDATENWNKKQFIDFAKPYFDKGHAWDFKPVERHIYMDPSGKIAWFDELLDTWMKICRGSGVMVKEGKVWKVKHYVLSMTVPNDDVKDVIKIIAPKEDAQLQQIKSSK
- a CDS encoding YgaP family membrane protein; its protein translation is MKANMGNRDKFIRIGISIILAILVATEVITGTLGFVALGIGAVFLLTSTISFCPLYSLLGIKTTPKTTDEK
- a CDS encoding NAD-dependent succinate-semialdehyde dehydrogenase, with product MQTKINTAQEAFVYWKATSIEERVAMVQELKKVLHQNREQYATLITKEMGKPITQSLAEVDKCGVLCDYYCQNAATILQTKHIHTEGHENFVTYEPLGVLLGVMPWNFPFWQVCRFAIPSIIAGNVIMVKHASNVPESAESIEALFIESGFPIGVYQNLHLSSDKVADVIAHPEIKGVSLTGSEAAGSSVAAQAGKHLKKSLLELGGSNAFIVCEDADLDKAVASAVNARMQNTGQSCIAAKRFLIQQNIFDDFTEKYKQAVSQLVCGDPMLAETQIGPLARVDLAIELEKQVEQSVAMGAKIILGGKRKDAFYDPTILINVTTEMPVFKEETFGPVAALISFKDLTEAIEISNQSEFGLGVCIFTEDIDTLRNHISKFEEGAVFINTMVKSDPRLPFGGVKKSGYGRELSEEGIKEFVNIKTVVIQKS